Below is a window of Herminiimonas arsenicoxydans DNA.
GCACTTCAAACGTCAGACCAAAAGCGATGAACATCGTCATCACAAAACCGAAGTAGCTGTCGATATCCGGCGCGACTGAAATCGACTTCGGCGCAAAATTATTGATGAAGTGGAAAATGACGCCGAATACCAGGAAATAGCAAAACGCGATGCCGGCAATAAACAATGCCGATGAAGACACCACCAGCGGCGCAATCAGTTTTTTTTCATGCGTATACAAACCGGGGGCGATGAAGGCCCACATTTGATACAGCACCCAAGGCAGCGAAATAATAAAGGCCACAAGCATGGTGACCTTGACCGGAATCAGGAAGGGCGTGATCACGCCGGTCGCGATCATCTTGCTGCCCTCAGGCAGCGCCAGCATCATAGGACGCGCGAGAAAATCGTAAATGGTGCCGGCCCAGGGCATCAGGCAAAGAAAAATCACGATCACGACGATAGACGCTTTCATCAAGCGGCTGCGCAATTCGATTAAATGTGAAATGAATGAATCTTCGTTACCTAGCATGTCTTTTTTCTTCATTCAGTGTGCTGCAACAAAGGCCGTTGCAAGCGCCAGAGAGAACTATCAATAATCAGCAGGGAATAAAATCGCAGCACGCAAGCATCCACCCTGCTGCTACTTTATCAATGGAAAAAAGGCGTCGACTTGCGGGCACTCGCCGGGCGGAATTTTGCCATGCGTGCCGCACCGGAAATCACCCGCGATTTTTGTCCACTTTGACGCTTGTACCAGGACGGCACTGCTGAAGTGGCGGCCAGCTTCTTCTTGCGGAAATTTTTCGACTTGTCTGAAGATTGGTCTAAGGTCGGCGGTTCCATCAAGGGGTTCGTGTCTGTATCAGACTCATCCCAGGCGGAATGCAAACTGCTGTCCGCTGCAGATATATTTTGCGCAATACTACGCTCGACATCGGTAGCAGCGTCCTGCACATCCTTGTGCATCTTGCGCAGCTCATCCAGCTCCATCTCGCGACTGACTTCGGATTTAACATCATTGATATAGCGCTGCGCACGGCCAAACAAGGTGCCGGCCATGCGCGCTACTGTAGGCAGTTTTTCCGGGCCGATGAACACCAGTGCAGCAACACCAATGATCGCAAGTTTGGAGAAGGCAATATCGATCATAGGATGGACGATAGGCTGAGCATATTGCACGCAACGTCACGACAATGACCGTGACGCAACGCGCAAGACATCAGCTGTTCGACTTCTCTTTCACTTCGACGTCAACTGTACCCTTGTCTGCAACTTGCGACGGTGCAGCATTCTGGGCCGCAGGCTTGTCGTCTTCGCCCTTCATGCCATCCTTGAAGCCCTTGACTGCCTTGCCGACGTCCGTACCCATACTGCCGATTTTTTTGGTGCCGAAAACCAGCGCCACAATAACCAGTACAATCAGCCAATGCCAGATACTAAATGAACCCATTATTTTCTCCTCAAAGGACGTCTCCGCCCGGAATTCCTAATTATTCGTCAAGCCAATGAGCGACGCCACGGGCGTGGCCCGCCGATCACATGCATATGCAGATGGTACACCTCTTGCCCTCCGTCGGGCCCGGTATTGAACAGGGTTTTAAAGCCACCCTGACCAGTACCACTTGCATCCACGCTGTAACCGCAGCCCAGCTCTTGCGCCAATTTTGGTGCGAGCAAGGATATTCTACCTAACAAAGCCGTATCGCTCACAGTGCAATCCGCCAATGTTGCCAGATGTTTTTTCGGCACAATCAGAAAATGAACAGGCGCTGCCGGATTGATATCGTTGAATGC
It encodes the following:
- the tatB gene encoding Sec-independent protein translocase protein TatB (Evidence 2b : Function of strongly homologous gene; Product type t : transporter); translation: MIDIAFSKLAIIGVAALVFIGPEKLPTVARMAGTLFGRAQRYINDVKSEVSREMELDELRKMHKDVQDAATDVERSIAQNISAADSSLHSAWDESDTDTNPLMEPPTLDQSSDKSKNFRKKKLAATSAVPSWYKRQSGQKSRVISGAARMAKFRPASARKSTPFFH
- the tatC gene encoding Sec-independent protein translocase protein TatC (Evidence 2a : Function of homologous gene experimentally demonstrated in an other organism; PubMedId : 11007775, 15554971; Product type t : transporter), which translates into the protein MKKKDMLGNEDSFISHLIELRSRLMKASIVVIVIFLCLMPWAGTIYDFLARPMMLALPEGSKMIATGVITPFLIPVKVTMLVAFIISLPWVLYQMWAFIAPGLYTHEKKLIAPLVVSSSALFIAGIAFCYFLVFGVIFHFINNFAPKSISVAPDIDSYFGFVMTMFIAFGLTFEVPVIVIVLVRMGLVSVEKLKQIRPYVIVGAFVIAAVVTPPDVMSQLLLAVPLCLLYEVGLLLAPLFVKITQAPKESESV
- the tatA gene encoding Sec-independent protein translocase protein (Evidence 2a : Function of homologous gene experimentally demonstrated in an other organism; PubMedId : 1577793, 8905232, 9278503, 16738553, 9649434, 10652088; Product type t : transporter), whose amino-acid sequence is MGSFSIWHWLIVLVIVALVFGTKKIGSMGTDVGKAVKGFKDGMKGEDDKPAAQNAAPSQVADKGTVDVEVKEKSNS
- a CDS encoding Histidine triad (HIT) protein (Evidence 2a : Function of homologous gene experimentally demonstrated in an other organism; PubMedId : 9291120, 11805111, 9164465; Product type e : enzyme), coding for MDNCIFCKIAAKQIPAQIIYEDDDLLAFNDINPAAPVHFLIVPKKHLATLADCTVSDTALLGRISLLAPKLAQELGCGYSVDASGTGQGGFKTLFNTGPDGGQEVYHLHMHVIGGPRPWRRSLA